One window of Methanospirillum lacunae genomic DNA carries:
- a CDS encoding SPFH domain-containing protein, translated as MAFIETFITIILIIIILIIFARGVVIIQPYEQGLQIRLGQYIGRMNQGFRWVVPFITQVVKLDLRTLVIDIPSQEVITKDNSPTNVDAIVYIRVIDPEKAFFEVANYRMATVALAQTSLRGIIGDMELDEVLYNRESINTRLRDILDRETDQWGVKVERVEIKEVDPVGAVKQAMTEQTAAERERRAAILRADGEKRSAILKAEGLKKSMILEAEGERQSKILKADGERMSQILRSQGEAQGLRVLSLGARALDKRAITVLSLDALKTMSAGQATKIIFPFEISSLIRQGAKFLGATEELDESESSSVNLDDSLLGDIPSAEHIAEVVKSIEDETKAIIKEGQASGMEINEKDVVVEKKLILE; from the coding sequence ATGGCATTTATTGAGACTTTTATTACAATTATTCTGATCATTATCATCCTGATCATCTTTGCACGGGGGGTAGTCATTATCCAGCCGTACGAACAGGGTCTCCAGATCAGACTCGGACAATATATTGGAAGAATGAACCAGGGGTTCCGTTGGGTGGTTCCATTCATAACCCAGGTTGTAAAACTGGATCTCAGGACACTGGTCATTGACATCCCATCACAGGAAGTCATAACCAAAGATAATTCACCAACCAATGTGGATGCAATCGTTTACATCAGAGTTATCGATCCGGAAAAGGCCTTTTTCGAGGTTGCTAACTACCGGATGGCAACAGTCGCACTTGCCCAGACCTCACTTCGAGGGATCATCGGTGATATGGAACTTGATGAGGTGCTCTATAACCGCGAGTCCATCAACACCCGGCTCAGGGATATCCTTGATCGTGAGACTGATCAGTGGGGTGTGAAAGTTGAGCGGGTGGAGATCAAAGAAGTAGATCCTGTAGGTGCTGTAAAGCAGGCAATGACCGAACAGACTGCTGCAGAACGAGAACGTCGGGCTGCCATTCTGAGGGCTGATGGAGAGAAAAGATCTGCAATCCTGAAGGCTGAAGGACTTAAAAAGAGTATGATCCTTGAAGCAGAAGGAGAGAGGCAGAGTAAAATCCTCAAGGCTGATGGTGAGAGAATGTCCCAGATCCTTCGATCCCAGGGTGAGGCACAGGGGCTCAGGGTTCTATCACTTGGTGCCCGTGCTCTGGATAAACGGGCTATCACTGTCCTTTCACTTGATGCATTGAAAACAATGTCAGCTGGACAGGCGACCAAGATTATTTTCCCATTCGAAATTTCAAGTCTGATTCGTCAGGGTGCAAAGTTCCTCGGAGCTACTGAAGAACTTGATGAAAGTGAATCCTCTTCAGTAAATCTGGATGACAGCCTTCTTGGCGATATTCCATCCGCAGAGCATATCGCAGAGGTTGTAAAGTCAATAGAGGACGAAACAAAGGCCATAATTAAAGAAGGCCAGGCTTCAGGGATGGAGATCAACGAGAAAGATGTAGTAGTCGAGAAAAAACTGATATTAGAATGA
- the speD gene encoding S-adenosylmethionine decarboxylase, whose amino-acid sequence MIDVLVPTREGMATVPPKSDQETMEEFKARNAWGLYMSVDLRNCNPESIRDAGKIREFVVDLCDLIKMNRFGEPQIINFGPCERVAGYSMTQLIETSCITAHFANETNTAYIDIFSCKEYAPQLTADFCREFFGADSMDVHISFRN is encoded by the coding sequence ATGATAGACGTACTTGTTCCGACTAGAGAAGGAATGGCAACTGTCCCGCCAAAGTCAGATCAGGAGACTATGGAAGAGTTTAAGGCCCGTAATGCATGGGGCCTTTACATGAGTGTGGATCTAAGAAACTGCAACCCAGAAAGTATCCGCGATGCAGGTAAGATCCGCGAATTCGTAGTTGACCTCTGTGACTTGATCAAGATGAATCGGTTTGGTGAGCCTCAGATCATCAACTTTGGCCCTTGTGAGCGCGTAGCAGGATACTCAATGACTCAATTAATAGAGACCTCATGTATCACTGCTCACTTTGCAAACGAGACGAACACTGCATATATCGATATATTCTCCTGCAAAGAGTATGCACCACAGCTCACTGCAGATTTCTGCCGTGAATTTTTCGGTGCAGACTCAATGGATGTTCACATCTCGTTCCGCAACTAA
- a CDS encoding damage-control phosphatase ARMT1 family protein: MHHDDRCFDCLLSRVRLETELVGVQSEKFEPIIEHATKLLTFLQATPYTHPVVASLLHRSVYFQLGTTDPFLKLKKQSNREAAKALALVREHLTDFRSLVTAAVIGNIFDYGVKGHTISDDFATFFSKEFASGLYIDDTDKILPMTKHVVYLTDNCGELVFDKQLIEFLKNQGSYVTVVVRDAPILNDATLTDANEMGLDTIADNVYTNGAGAEIGIRFDLLPSYVQHELDSCTLIISKGMANYESLREETGLPPIAYLLAAKCEPIAEELGVPRGAKLAALRIS, translated from the coding sequence ATGCATCATGATGATCGCTGTTTTGACTGTCTGTTATCACGTGTACGACTTGAAACAGAACTCGTAGGGGTGCAATCTGAAAAGTTTGAACCAATTATAGAGCACGCTACCAAACTACTAACATTTCTTCAGGCTACACCGTACACTCATCCGGTGGTAGCAAGTCTTCTCCATCGATCAGTTTACTTTCAACTTGGGACAACAGATCCCTTTCTTAAGCTCAAAAAGCAGTCAAACAGGGAAGCTGCAAAAGCACTGGCTCTTGTCAGAGAACACCTAACCGATTTCAGAAGTCTGGTTACCGCTGCAGTTATCGGAAATATCTTTGATTATGGTGTAAAGGGACACACCATCAGTGATGACTTTGCCACGTTCTTCAGTAAAGAATTTGCTTCAGGGTTGTATATTGACGATACAGACAAGATCCTCCCGATGACAAAACACGTGGTGTATCTCACAGATAACTGTGGAGAACTCGTATTTGACAAACAACTTATTGAGTTTCTTAAAAACCAGGGATCCTATGTCACCGTTGTGGTGCGAGATGCGCCTATCCTCAATGATGCAACATTGACTGATGCAAATGAGATGGGGCTGGATACAATAGCTGATAATGTTTACACTAACGGGGCAGGAGCTGAGATTGGAATTCGTTTTGATCTGCTTCCTTCTTATGTACAGCATGAACTTGACTCCTGTACTCTCATCATATCAAAAGGAATGGCAAACTATGAGAGCCTCAGAGAAGAGACAGGACTTCCTCCAATTGCATACCTGTTGGCAGCTAAGTGCGAACCAATCGCTGAAGAATTAGGTGTTCCCCGCGGGGCCAAATTGGCAGCACTCAGAATTAGTTAG
- a CDS encoding NfeD family protein — protein sequence MAVEGFSYGWLVILAGTFLIALEVFSPGFFLLVPGTVLIIIGMLLLLGIDIFSTNIGILAGVGIAIVAALGTVFVYSRMTPPDQKPYTISMDSLIGREGVLTTAADEQSLDGKATIEGQVWSAKSSSGTIQAGARIRVISSKGVHIVVEEVL from the coding sequence ATGGCCGTTGAGGGATTTTCATATGGGTGGCTTGTAATTCTTGCGGGGACATTTCTTATAGCTCTTGAAGTATTCTCCCCAGGATTTTTCCTGCTTGTTCCCGGAACGGTTCTCATCATCATCGGGATGTTACTTCTGCTTGGGATTGATATCTTCAGTACAAACATAGGTATTCTTGCAGGAGTTGGCATTGCGATAGTGGCAGCCCTTGGAACTGTTTTTGTCTACAGTAGAATGACCCCGCCTGACCAGAAACCCTATACTATAAGCATGGACTCACTGATCGGAAGAGAAGGAGTTCTCACAACAGCGGCTGATGAACAGTCGCTGGATGGAAAAGCAACCATCGAAGGACAGGTCTGGAGTGCAAAATCAAGCAGTGGTACTATTCAGGCAGGGGCAAGGATAAGAGTTATCTCTTCAAAGGGTGTGCATATTGTTGTTGAGGAGGTTTTGTAA
- a CDS encoding DUF5803 family protein, with protein MRSNTRVITGCITALILVILAIPVTALNVTYQIADDGTGYHAVAAVNATDRYEFMQSGALGEQVPLKVTNITLLENGVNKTYTEERGGIRFASGNYSITFDGAISGNTFQSQLPEPGSVSIILPEHYKVDNPLLTSIQPGGSRVNKSMNQTVVTWDKTRYFDIRFYDANQENLLGIFTQFWLIIAVMLLLPFLFSRGRQG; from the coding sequence ATGCGAAGCAACACTAGAGTCATTACTGGCTGCATTACAGCTCTGATTCTGGTTATTCTTGCAATTCCAGTGACAGCTCTGAATGTAACATACCAGATCGCTGATGACGGGACAGGATACCATGCAGTGGCCGCCGTAAATGCCACGGATAGATATGAATTCATGCAGAGCGGAGCGCTTGGTGAGCAGGTTCCACTTAAGGTAACCAATATCACCCTCCTTGAGAATGGTGTGAATAAAACATATACAGAGGAAAGGGGTGGTATCCGATTTGCATCAGGAAATTATTCGATCACCTTTGATGGTGCAATATCAGGAAATACATTCCAGAGTCAGTTGCCGGAGCCAGGTTCTGTCTCTATTATCCTCCCTGAACATTACAAGGTGGACAATCCGCTCCTGACATCCATTCAGCCGGGTGGGTCACGAGTGAATAAAAGTATGAATCAGACTGTTGTTACCTGGGATAAAACCAGGTATTTTGATATCAGATTTTATGATGCCAACCAGGAGAATCTACTCGGAATATTTACTCAGTTCTGGCTTATCATCGCGGTTATGCTTCTTCTTCCGTTTCTGTTTTCAAGAGGACGTCAGGGATAA
- a CDS encoding response regulator produces the protein MTTGLKVLYIDDEALLKMAFVETLKQQGYDARGAISGKEALELIDAEIPDIIILDVMMKPMDGWETLSHIKNNEETRHVPIIMQTGKSLTIKDVMKYGDQIEDYLIKPVRLPDLVKSVEGVRERKEMISREMDQATAKGGDSNLIVEYSNVRHRTLIGKRLITILGRIYPIRTDGTIETDFDMPELHDIINRFEEERKRCRELHKILLE, from the coding sequence ATGACTACCGGTTTGAAAGTCCTGTACATTGATGATGAGGCGCTGCTAAAGATGGCGTTTGTTGAGACGCTTAAACAGCAGGGGTACGATGCACGGGGAGCGATATCAGGAAAGGAAGCTCTTGAACTAATAGATGCAGAAATTCCAGACATTATTATCCTTGATGTAATGATGAAACCAATGGATGGTTGGGAAACACTGTCGCATATTAAAAATAATGAAGAAACCCGGCACGTTCCTATCATCATGCAGACCGGTAAAAGCCTCACCATAAAGGATGTAATGAAATACGGAGACCAGATAGAAGACTATCTGATTAAACCGGTTCGTCTGCCAGACCTTGTGAAATCAGTAGAAGGTGTCAGGGAACGAAAGGAGATGATCAGCAGAGAGATGGATCAGGCAACTGCAAAAGGAGGAGATTCTAATCTCATTGTTGAGTATTCAAATGTCCGACACAGGACACTCATTGGAAAGCGTTTAATTACAATATTAGGGCGAATTTATCCAATCAGAACTGATGGCACCATAGAAACGGATTTTGACATGCCAGAGTTACATGATATCATCAACCGATTTGAAGAAGAGCGGAAACGATGCCGGGAACTGCATAAAATCCTGTTGGAATAA
- the pap gene encoding polyphosphate:AMP phosphotransferase has product MLETFDLSIKIPKDDYASIADPLSIGTGELQREVRKRGKSVIIVFEGWRGSGISQVINKLLHAFDPRGVRVYATDEPDDIERDHSLMWRFWTKVPPYGQIAIFDRSWYTSMLVERVERMHEDEIPSHCISDIIGFEEQITGDGNLIIKFFLHISKQEQKKRLSDLEDDPFTYQARYLRRKEGMYQYNLFLPVIEKMLMKTDLPTSPWIIVEAEQLKYAHVKILRTVNSMIEGWLANRDEDSSDNSQFFAVQGVMKNIGETSILDTVDLSKSYTKDEYKPLLEQYQEDLKRIQFITYRQGIPVVIVFEGWDAAGKGGCIIRLTNPLNPRGYVVEPIGSPNDYEKLHHYLWRFYPKFPRKGHITIFDRSWYGRVLVERVEKFCREDEWQRAYHEINAMEEQLARNGVVIVKFWLHIDQDEQLKRFNERENSEYKRYKITDEDWRNRKRWDEYELAVNAMIRRTSTPEAPWTIIPANNKYYARIMTIKTVIEAIEKKIGEKGLL; this is encoded by the coding sequence ATGCTTGAGACATTTGATCTCTCAATAAAGATACCCAAGGACGATTACGCCTCAATTGCTGATCCCCTGAGCATTGGAACTGGAGAACTGCAGCGGGAGGTTCGAAAGCGTGGAAAATCAGTAATTATTGTTTTTGAAGGATGGCGAGGATCCGGTATTTCTCAGGTTATCAATAAATTGCTCCATGCATTTGATCCACGTGGTGTACGGGTGTATGCGACAGACGAACCAGATGATATAGAGCGGGATCACTCTCTGATGTGGCGTTTCTGGACAAAAGTTCCACCATATGGGCAGATAGCCATTTTTGACAGGAGTTGGTATACCTCAATGCTTGTTGAAAGGGTAGAGAGAATGCATGAGGACGAAATACCATCGCACTGTATTTCGGATATCATAGGGTTTGAAGAACAGATAACAGGTGATGGTAATCTCATCATCAAGTTTTTCCTACACATCAGCAAGCAGGAACAGAAGAAACGGTTGTCAGACCTGGAGGATGATCCATTCACATACCAGGCGAGATACCTCAGGCGAAAAGAAGGCATGTATCAATATAATCTGTTCCTTCCTGTCATTGAGAAGATGCTCATGAAAACTGATCTGCCTACAAGTCCCTGGATAATCGTAGAAGCAGAGCAACTTAAGTACGCCCATGTAAAAATCCTCCGGACCGTCAATTCGATGATCGAAGGCTGGCTGGCAAATCGTGATGAAGATTCATCTGATAATTCCCAGTTTTTTGCAGTACAGGGAGTCATGAAAAACATCGGAGAAACTAGTATCCTGGATACTGTTGATCTATCAAAGTCATATACAAAAGATGAGTATAAGCCGCTTCTTGAGCAATACCAGGAAGACCTAAAACGGATTCAGTTTATTACTTATCGCCAGGGTATCCCTGTGGTAATAGTTTTCGAGGGTTGGGATGCAGCAGGAAAAGGTGGTTGCATTATAAGGCTTACTAACCCGCTAAATCCGAGAGGGTATGTTGTGGAGCCGATAGGTTCACCTAATGATTACGAGAAACTTCATCATTATCTCTGGAGATTTTATCCGAAATTTCCACGTAAAGGTCATATCACGATTTTTGACCGCTCATGGTATGGCAGGGTTCTTGTGGAACGCGTGGAAAAATTCTGTCGCGAGGATGAATGGCAGAGAGCATATCATGAGATCAATGCCATGGAAGAACAACTGGCGAGGAATGGTGTAGTAATTGTCAAGTTCTGGCTTCATATCGATCAGGATGAGCAATTGAAACGGTTTAATGAACGTGAAAACAGTGAGTACAAGCGGTATAAGATTACTGATGAGGACTGGCGAAATCGAAAAAGGTGGGATGAGTATGAACTTGCGGTCAATGCCATGATTCGCAGGACAAGCACACCCGAGGCTCCATGGACAATCATTCCCGCGAATAATAAATATTATGCCCGGATTATGACAATAAAAACTGTAATCGAAGCAATAGAAAAGAAGATTGGAGAGAAGGGTTTACTCTAA
- the thrC gene encoding threonine synthase, which produces MFDLVCVKCGETYPADTVLYSCRKCGHLLEVRYDLASINITRRDWLSRPLSVWRYRELLPVKREPVSLCEGGTPLYHLKRIGEELGMKELYAKHEGMNPSGSFKDRGMTVGVSMALQLGMSSVACASTGNTSASLAVYGAKAGIPTIVLLPAGKVALGKVAQALMHGARVISINGNFDRALEMVRDLCESKGIYLLNSINPYRLEGQKTIGFEVIDQLDGKVPDRMVLPVGNAGNISAVYKGILELKALGFVDKMPMMTGIQAAGSQPVVRAINEGLAEVIPDENPETVATAIRIGAPVNAEKVLTAIRGSGGTAASVTDEEILSMQCDLARKEGIGVEPASAASVAGVKKLVESGVIDRDEQVVCVVTGHLLKDPETVIKQCAPPIECEATLESLLAALQL; this is translated from the coding sequence ATGTTTGATCTCGTATGTGTCAAATGCGGAGAAACATATCCGGCTGACACAGTTCTTTATTCCTGCAGGAAATGTGGTCATCTTCTTGAAGTCAGGTATGATCTCGCATCTATCAATATCACACGTAGAGATTGGCTCTCCCGTCCCCTATCCGTGTGGCGGTACCGTGAACTCCTGCCTGTAAAACGCGAACCGGTTTCTCTTTGTGAAGGGGGAACTCCCCTGTATCATCTGAAACGTATCGGTGAAGAGCTTGGGATGAAGGAACTTTATGCCAAACATGAAGGAATGAACCCGTCAGGCTCTTTTAAAGACAGGGGCATGACAGTTGGTGTCTCCATGGCTCTTCAACTTGGGATGAGTTCGGTTGCCTGTGCAAGTACTGGTAACACATCAGCCTCTCTTGCAGTTTACGGAGCAAAAGCAGGTATTCCTACCATTGTGCTATTACCAGCCGGGAAAGTTGCCCTAGGAAAGGTGGCTCAGGCCCTGATGCATGGGGCGCGGGTTATCTCAATTAACGGGAACTTTGACCGGGCACTCGAGATGGTTCGTGACCTCTGTGAAAGCAAGGGGATCTACCTGCTCAATTCAATTAATCCGTACCGCCTTGAAGGCCAGAAGACAATTGGGTTTGAGGTGATTGATCAGCTGGATGGGAAGGTACCTGACCGGATGGTACTGCCAGTAGGCAATGCCGGAAATATCTCTGCGGTCTATAAAGGGATTCTGGAGCTGAAGGCTTTAGGTTTTGTTGATAAGATGCCGATGATGACCGGTATTCAGGCAGCCGGCTCCCAGCCAGTCGTCCGGGCCATTAATGAAGGACTTGCTGAAGTAATACCTGATGAAAACCCTGAGACGGTTGCAACTGCTATCAGGATTGGAGCTCCTGTGAATGCAGAGAAAGTCCTCACAGCCATCAGGGGAAGTGGCGGGACTGCTGCCTCAGTTACGGATGAAGAGATCCTTTCCATGCAATGTGACCTTGCCCGCAAGGAAGGAATTGGTGTTGAGCCTGCATCTGCTGCCTCGGTAGCAGGTGTCAAGAAACTCGTAGAGTCCGGGGTTATTGATCGAGATGAGCAGGTAGTTTGTGTGGTTACCGGTCATCTCCTCAAAGACCCAGAAACGGTGATTAAACAGTGTGCCCCTCCAATCGAATGCGAAGCAACACTAGAGTCATTACTGGCTGCATTACAGCTCTGA
- a CDS encoding DJ-1/PfpI family protein, translating to MADEKKVLIVIAPRNFRDEELTEPINYLMQAGISYDVISTTCGLAIGMMGGEMPVEHTISDLNEGDIAQYNAILIVGGNGAPEYLWNYRPLLELIQKFDKQNSIVSAICLAPAVLGQAGVLKGKKATVWNDDQAIEEIRKGGGIFTSSPVVVDGKIITANGPTAAAAFGEKVAVSVKNL from the coding sequence ATGGCAGATGAAAAAAAGGTCCTGATAGTCATCGCTCCTCGTAACTTTAGGGACGAAGAACTTACTGAACCGATCAATTACCTGATGCAGGCCGGGATCTCCTATGATGTAATCTCGACCACGTGTGGATTGGCAATTGGGATGATGGGTGGAGAGATGCCGGTCGAACATACGATTAGTGATCTCAATGAAGGAGATATCGCCCAGTACAATGCAATTCTGATCGTCGGCGGCAATGGCGCACCTGAGTATCTCTGGAACTACCGGCCACTTCTTGAATTGATACAAAAGTTTGATAAACAGAATAGTATTGTAAGTGCCATCTGCCTTGCTCCCGCAGTCCTGGGACAGGCTGGAGTCCTGAAAGGTAAAAAGGCGACAGTATGGAATGATGATCAGGCTATTGAAGAAATTCGTAAAGGAGGAGGAATCTTCACCAGTAGCCCGGTTGTTGTTGATGGGAAGATAATAACTGCCAACGGACCAACTGCTGCCGCAGCATTTGGAGAAAAAGTTGCAGTATCAGTGAAAAACCTGTAA
- a CDS encoding roadblock/LC7 domain-containing protein produces MLKEKIAGIIEDITKVGGVRLCALVSRDGIMLGKHAAGDFNEAWFAAMCATLLASAESAAVIIKIQSPEMVTIQTSDGVLIIMGAGDKILLTTLIDPSADMEAVTTSLRDIAEEVGGSF; encoded by the coding sequence ATGCTCAAGGAGAAGATAGCCGGTATCATTGAGGATATCACAAAGGTAGGTGGGGTACGGCTCTGTGCTCTCGTTTCACGGGACGGGATAATGCTTGGGAAGCATGCCGCGGGAGATTTTAATGAGGCGTGGTTTGCAGCGATGTGTGCAACTCTTCTCGCCTCGGCGGAGTCTGCGGCAGTTATCATCAAGATCCAGTCACCGGAGATGGTGACAATTCAGACGTCTGATGGTGTACTGATCATCATGGGAGCGGGCGATAAAATCCTCCTCACTACTTTGATAGATCCCTCTGCAGACATGGAGGCAGTCACTACATCCCTGCGAGATATAGCAGAGGAAGTTGGGGGGAGTTTCTGA
- a CDS encoding response regulator, which yields MATIMVIDDSPFIVDIFVTMLERGGYTVYSANSGPEGIELLKSVTPDLILLDIMMEPMDGWETLVAVKQNLATKDIPVMMLTAKQLTPQEAQEYGMYIEDYILKPVTHSELYSAIEGVIKRRQRIQDDMKKAKEGGFDELLINEYGRLVKSVEITKRLLKLLSATYDLSDPSMKLSDDINIAIRSMETNLKFQEIRVSEIREEFSGKPA from the coding sequence ATGGCCACCATAATGGTAATCGATGATAGTCCATTCATCGTGGATATCTTTGTGACAATGCTTGAACGAGGAGGTTATACTGTTTATTCTGCAAACAGTGGGCCTGAAGGAATTGAACTTCTCAAGAGCGTCACACCTGATCTCATTCTTCTTGATATCATGATGGAGCCGATGGACGGGTGGGAGACACTCGTTGCTGTCAAGCAGAATTTAGCAACCAAAGATATTCCTGTCATGATGCTCACGGCCAAGCAACTTACACCCCAGGAGGCGCAGGAGTATGGGATGTATATCGAGGATTACATCCTTAAACCGGTCACCCATTCTGAACTTTATTCTGCGATTGAAGGTGTCATCAAAAGGAGGCAGCGGATTCAGGATGACATGAAGAAAGCAAAGGAGGGCGGGTTTGATGAGTTGCTTATCAATGAATATGGCCGCCTGGTTAAAAGTGTTGAGATAACCAAGCGACTCCTCAAACTTCTATCTGCTACATATGATCTTTCTGATCCTTCAATGAAATTATCAGATGATATCAACATCGCTATCAGGAGTATGGAGACAAATCTGAAGTTTCAGGAGATACGTGTCTCTGAAATCAGGGAAGAGTTCTCTGGTAAACCTGCCTGA
- a CDS encoding ACT domain-containing protein, with translation MNCEKYIIRQISLFSENKPGRLASMAKACQEEGINILAFSIAEADGFGVIRALVDKPDLAHKKLTELGFNVAFTHVIGVEMKDEPGGLYEIASKLADAKINIEYSYAYSGKDRAVLILRVDQVEEAVRLLLGNHFNIIASSTIH, from the coding sequence ATGAACTGTGAAAAGTACATCATCAGACAGATCTCGCTCTTCTCTGAGAACAAACCGGGCAGACTAGCTTCCATGGCTAAGGCATGCCAGGAAGAGGGAATTAATATCCTCGCATTTTCGATTGCTGAAGCAGACGGGTTTGGTGTCATCAGGGCACTTGTGGATAAACCAGATCTTGCTCACAAGAAACTAACAGAACTCGGATTCAATGTTGCATTCACTCATGTGATTGGGGTTGAGATGAAAGATGAACCCGGAGGTCTGTATGAGATCGCATCAAAACTCGCAGATGCAAAGATCAACATTGAGTATTCATATGCATACTCTGGAAAAGACCGGGCAGTGTTAATACTCCGTGTTGATCAGGTGGAAGAAGCGGTCCGTCTGCTCCTTGGTAATCATTTCAATATTATCGCGTCTTCAACAATCCACTAA
- a CDS encoding YkgJ family cysteine cluster protein has protein sequence MTDPFLNRELTRFSEERELLQNFPVKDLAVIIREVGFSCTRCGNCCMTAQNGHVFLLDQDTRRAMEICPEAIIPAPFFEICDRKGNFYVSGYALRTTMEGLCVHLIDGKCRIYNERFSICRVYPYMLHREPDEKGILTFRQISGLNEHGEYNTQISDNESITLAQETKVYEMDWLSQMIGFYRALIDLFAKSGERHVRKIYDQKMREFAKGETVNVFVFYEGEFIRHTVCLQDYGGII, from the coding sequence ATGACAGATCCTTTCCTGAACAGGGAACTAACACGATTTTCAGAAGAACGTGAACTCCTGCAAAATTTTCCGGTAAAAGACCTTGCTGTAATTATCAGGGAAGTCGGGTTTTCCTGTACAAGATGCGGGAACTGTTGTATGACCGCTCAGAATGGGCATGTATTCTTGCTGGACCAGGATACCCGGAGAGCGATGGAAATCTGCCCCGAGGCAATTATCCCAGCCCCTTTTTTTGAGATCTGCGACAGAAAGGGGAATTTTTATGTTTCAGGATATGCCCTTCGAACAACTATGGAAGGATTGTGTGTTCATCTTATTGATGGAAAATGCAGAATTTACAATGAACGATTCTCCATATGCCGGGTATATCCTTACATGCTCCACCGCGAACCAGATGAAAAAGGGATCCTGACATTCAGACAGATCAGCGGTCTGAACGAACATGGTGAATATAATACTCAAATCAGTGATAATGAGAGCATTACCCTGGCACAAGAAACCAAGGTATACGAAATGGATTGGCTCAGCCAGATGATCGGATTTTACCGGGCGTTGATAGATCTCTTCGCAAAATCAGGCGAACGACATGTAAGGAAGATCTATGATCAAAAAATGAGGGAATTTGCAAAAGGTGAAACGGTGAATGTTTTTGTTTTCTATGAGGGAGAATTCATTCGGCATACTGTATGTTTACAAGATTATGGAGGAATCATCTAG